A portion of the Sulfurospirillum diekertiae genome contains these proteins:
- a CDS encoding YbaB/EbfC family nucleoid-associated protein — MFENFDLSKVGAMLEEAQKQAQKMQEDARNKQFTAKSGGGMVSVSMDGNGEVVDVTLDDSLLSDKESLQILLMSAINDVSKMVEDNKKLATSQMLSGIGGFGAKN, encoded by the coding sequence ATGTTTGAAAATTTTGATTTATCAAAAGTGGGTGCAATGCTTGAAGAAGCGCAAAAGCAAGCCCAAAAAATGCAAGAAGACGCAAGAAATAAGCAATTTACTGCTAAAAGCGGTGGTGGCATGGTCAGTGTGAGCATGGACGGTAATGGCGAAGTCGTCGATGTTACGCTTGATGATTCGCTTTTAAGTGATAAAGAATCGTTACAGATTTTACTCATGAGTGCCATTAATGATGTTTCCAAAATGGTAGAAGATAATAAAAAACTAGCAACATCTCAGATGCTCTCAGGCATTGGTGGATTTGGCGCAAAAAATTAA
- a CDS encoding NifU family protein, whose amino-acid sequence MIPFSDEELLPVVEKSLEKIKPMLALDGGGLTLLGIKGGRVFVQLQGACQGCASSGQTLKYGVERQLRIDIHPEIEVVNILPGTENEFEVLGEQ is encoded by the coding sequence ATGATACCATTTAGTGACGAAGAGTTACTTCCAGTTGTTGAAAAATCACTTGAAAAAATTAAGCCAATGTTGGCATTAGACGGTGGCGGACTAACGTTACTTGGCATTAAAGGTGGGCGTGTTTTTGTTCAATTACAAGGTGCGTGCCAAGGATGTGCGTCCAGTGGGCAAACACTTAAATATGGCGTTGAACGCCAACTTAGAATTGATATTCACCCTGAAATAGAAGTTGTAAATATTTTACCAGGCACGGAGAATGAGTTTGAAGTATTAGGAGAGCAATGA
- a CDS encoding PDZ domain-containing protein: MPLPEAKKEAVLHSKGFTFDNNLKIGYVKHGSFAEQSGLKVGDRLMQVDGVPVSQIQNADAYLAKIHNRDVSLLFDRDDFQFFVTLPR, from the coding sequence GTGCCACTCCCTGAAGCAAAAAAAGAGGCTGTTTTACACAGCAAAGGATTTACGTTCGATAATAATCTTAAGATTGGATATGTAAAGCATGGTTCTTTTGCTGAGCAAAGTGGTTTAAAAGTGGGAGACCGTTTAATGCAAGTAGATGGGGTTCCTGTTTCACAGATCCAAAATGCAGATGCTTATTTGGCAAAGATACATAATCGTGATGTCAGTCTATTATTTGATCGTGATGACTTCCAATTTTTTGTAACATTACCACGCTGA
- a CDS encoding HAD family hydrolase: MKKNIVFDLDGTLLDTLEDIAISANFALVSLGFQPQESAKYRYFVGEGVFKLFENIFASNVQTPELIQQAVTLFETHYTKQFNQNTKLYEGVSKMLSFLQKRNFKMAILSNKPDSFTKMCAMKYLRQWKFDVVYGVREGVPRKPHPRGALEISELLHVKPNDCYYLGDTMIDMQTANSAGMIAIGALWGFREENELKEHGAKYLAKTPSEVIKLLAEV; this comes from the coding sequence ATGAAAAAAAACATTGTATTTGATCTTGATGGCACGCTTCTTGATACATTAGAAGATATTGCCATTAGTGCTAATTTTGCACTTGTTTCACTTGGATTTCAACCGCAAGAGAGTGCAAAATACCGCTATTTTGTAGGGGAGGGTGTTTTCAAACTATTTGAAAACATTTTCGCCTCTAATGTTCAAACTCCTGAGCTTATCCAACAAGCTGTTACTCTTTTTGAAACACATTATACAAAGCAGTTTAACCAAAATACCAAGCTGTATGAGGGTGTGAGTAAAATGCTTAGTTTCCTTCAAAAACGAAATTTTAAAATGGCAATCCTCTCCAATAAACCAGATTCCTTTACCAAAATGTGTGCTATGAAATATTTGCGCCAATGGAAGTTTGATGTGGTGTATGGTGTACGTGAAGGAGTCCCTAGAAAGCCCCATCCAAGAGGAGCTTTAGAGATAAGCGAGCTTTTACATGTAAAGCCAAACGACTGTTATTATCTTGGTGATACGATGATTGATATGCAAACAGCCAATAGTGCTGGCATGATAGCCATAGGGGCATTGTGGGGATTTCGAGAAGAAAATGAACTCAAAGAGCATGGGGCAAAATATTTAGCCAAAACACCCAGCGAGGTGATTAAACTGCTCGCTGAGGTTTAA
- the rplQ gene encoding 50S ribosomal protein L17, protein MRHKHGYRKLGRTSSHRAALLMNLAIAVIKYEKIETTLPKAKELRGYVEKLITKAGVGGDHAHKTVFAALQDKECTKKLVNEIAPKYVERNGGYTRIVKTRIRKGDAAPMAFLELV, encoded by the coding sequence ATGAGACATAAGCACGGATACAGAAAGCTTGGTCGTACTTCATCACACAGAGCGGCATTGTTGATGAACTTGGCTATAGCTGTCATTAAATATGAAAAAATCGAGACAACACTTCCAAAAGCAAAAGAGCTTAGAGGATATGTTGAAAAATTGATTACGAAAGCTGGAGTTGGTGGCGATCATGCTCACAAAACAGTTTTTGCTGCACTTCAAGATAAAGAGTGTACAAAAAAATTAGTTAATGAGATCGCACCTAAATATGTTGAGAGAAATGGTGGTTACACCCGTATTGTAAAAACACGTATTAGAAAAGGCGATGCAGCGCCTATGGCGTTTTTAGAACTCGTTTAA
- a CDS encoding methyl-accepting chemotaxis protein, which translates to MSFKAKIILTISALMFLSLSIFCAISYIDTKKNSVVQVESSLKMASRALTDYIDLWVESKKKGVAGYARSLSNSATMDEVELQAKLKDMAKTFDALDAYAGFEDGRMFYGSGKKKAEGYDPKARGWYKQAKAEGKEGITDAYVGATAKVLMVTVMSPIVKNNTIIGVFGIDLPLETLTKAVGDVNFNGGYGMLLDTKKMILAHPKKELLGTESTLSQEFKDKKEGFIEYTFNGENKIFAFKISEQTGWTPGITFDKETAYAFLKVQVQSLMMAGFVMLVLSIGIMIILIKTLLRPLDHLNDVVQELSSSEGDLRQRLESSANDEFAHVSQNINKFIEKLHEIVKKSKTISNENASISEELSRTASEVVRNVDTESKIVENTKEEGIALVKSIESSVLKAKNSQQALSNTQKDISDVKTKVEQLEYTMQATAAKEQNLAERLNTVSQNANEVKDVLGIIRDIADQTNLLALNAAIEAARAGEHGRGFAVVADEVRKLAERTQKSLVEIDATINVVVQSIMDANTDIAQNAGEVNALASISIELQNGMHSIDATIQKTIEGAHETVNNFVNTATQIKGMVEEIEKINVISKENVTSIDNVSQASEHLHAMTENLNNELGKFKS; encoded by the coding sequence ATGTCATTTAAAGCCAAAATCATCCTGACAATTTCTGCGTTAATGTTTTTAAGCCTCAGTATCTTTTGTGCCATAAGCTATATTGATACGAAGAAAAATAGCGTTGTTCAAGTTGAATCAAGCCTAAAAATGGCATCACGTGCCTTAACAGACTACATTGATCTTTGGGTTGAATCGAAGAAAAAAGGCGTTGCGGGTTATGCAAGATCTTTAAGTAACAGTGCTACGATGGATGAAGTAGAACTTCAAGCAAAACTAAAAGACATGGCAAAAACATTTGATGCATTAGATGCATATGCAGGATTTGAAGATGGTCGAATGTTTTACGGTAGTGGAAAGAAAAAAGCAGAAGGATACGATCCCAAAGCAAGAGGCTGGTATAAGCAGGCAAAAGCAGAAGGTAAAGAAGGTATTACGGATGCTTATGTCGGTGCTACGGCGAAAGTATTGATGGTAACGGTGATGTCACCGATTGTGAAAAACAATACGATCATTGGTGTTTTTGGTATAGATCTTCCTTTGGAAACACTCACGAAAGCGGTTGGAGATGTTAATTTTAATGGCGGATATGGGATGCTTTTAGATACAAAAAAGATGATTCTAGCCCATCCTAAAAAAGAACTCCTTGGAACCGAGTCAACATTGAGCCAAGAGTTTAAAGATAAAAAAGAGGGATTTATTGAGTATACCTTTAATGGTGAAAACAAGATATTTGCTTTTAAAATTTCAGAACAAACAGGCTGGACTCCTGGAATTACATTTGATAAAGAGACTGCGTATGCCTTTTTAAAGGTGCAAGTTCAAAGCCTGATGATGGCAGGTTTTGTGATGTTAGTCCTCTCCATAGGCATCATGATTATACTCATTAAAACACTGCTTCGTCCACTTGATCATCTTAATGATGTTGTACAAGAACTCTCAAGCAGTGAGGGCGATCTTAGGCAAAGACTTGAATCATCTGCCAATGATGAATTTGCACATGTATCACAAAACATCAATAAATTTATTGAAAAACTGCATGAGATCGTGAAAAAATCTAAAACAATTAGTAATGAAAATGCTTCTATCTCAGAAGAGCTTTCACGTACTGCATCCGAAGTGGTACGCAATGTCGATACCGAATCTAAAATAGTTGAAAACACCAAAGAAGAAGGGATCGCTTTAGTTAAAAGCATTGAAAGTTCTGTTCTTAAAGCAAAAAATTCTCAACAAGCCCTCTCTAATACGCAAAAAGATATTTCAGATGTAAAAACCAAAGTCGAACAGCTCGAATATACGATGCAGGCCACAGCAGCCAAAGAACAAAACTTGGCAGAACGCCTTAATACCGTTAGTCAAAATGCCAATGAAGTGAAAGATGTTCTTGGTATTATTCGTGATATTGCCGATCAAACGAACCTTTTAGCCCTCAATGCTGCCATTGAAGCGGCACGTGCAGGAGAACATGGGCGTGGGTTTGCCGTAGTTGCCGATGAAGTGAGGAAGCTGGCTGAACGTACGCAAAAGAGCCTTGTTGAAATTGATGCAACAATCAATGTGGTCGTTCAATCTATCATGGATGCCAACACCGATATTGCTCAAAATGCCGGTGAGGTAAATGCTCTTGCTTCTATCTCAATCGAATTGCAAAATGGTATGCATAGCATCGATGCAACCATTCAGAAAACTATCGAAGGTGCACATGAAACTGTTAATAATTTTGTAAATACCGCAACGCAGATCAAAGGAATGGTTGAAGAGATTGAAAAGATTAATGTCATCTCTAAAGAGAATGTCACGAGCATCGACAATGTTTCACAAGCCTCTGAGCATCTTCATGCGATGACCGAAAATCTTAACAATGAATTAGGGAAATTTAAATCCTAA
- a CDS encoding UDP-N-acetylmuramoyl-L-alanyl-D-glutamate--2,6-diaminopimelate ligase, which yields MKIDLKNHAPFLHVTDNSNECDASSIFVSTKLNATYEQSARDHGCTKIISSKECLDVLAITNAIKIIGITGTNGKTTTAAAIYSILLDLGKKAGLQGTRGCFINDHRIEDKSLTTPPILQTIHNLKLAVEAGCEYFVMEVSSHAIVQNRIDGLPFALKILTNITQDHLDFHKTIDEYIAVKSRFFEDESLKLINKDESKIRFNRTNAMSYGIEHPATYKILAYSLKEGISAAVAKIDKVYDFESPLHGFFNLYNILAAISAVDMLGVAPMEAICEAVEHFGGVEGRMEVVSNDPLVIVDFAHTPDGMEKVLDSMKERDLVVVFGAGGDRDRTKRPKMGAMAERYAKKIVVTSDNPRSEDPQSIITEILTGMHPREHLHVEVDRHKAIEKALKLQGKNEVLLILGKGDETYQEIQGQKYPFDDREVVRELIAQWAKQK from the coding sequence TTGAAAATAGATTTGAAAAACCATGCGCCGTTTTTACATGTAACGGATAATTCAAATGAATGTGATGCTTCAAGCATCTTTGTTTCAACAAAGCTCAATGCCACTTATGAGCAGAGCGCAAGAGATCATGGATGTACTAAAATTATTTCATCCAAAGAGTGTTTAGATGTTCTCGCTATTACCAATGCGATCAAAATTATTGGCATAACGGGTACCAATGGTAAGACAACGACAGCAGCAGCTATCTACTCTATCCTCTTAGATTTGGGTAAAAAAGCAGGATTACAAGGGACTCGTGGCTGTTTTATTAACGATCATCGCATTGAAGATAAAAGTCTTACAACGCCACCCATTTTACAGACTATCCATAATCTCAAATTGGCAGTAGAAGCAGGGTGCGAGTATTTTGTCATGGAAGTGAGTTCTCATGCTATTGTTCAAAATCGCATCGATGGGCTTCCTTTTGCTTTAAAGATTTTAACAAATATCACCCAAGATCATTTGGATTTTCATAAAACGATTGATGAATATATTGCTGTTAAAAGCCGTTTTTTTGAAGATGAAAGTTTGAAGCTCATCAACAAAGATGAGAGTAAAATTCGCTTTAATCGCACCAATGCAATGAGTTATGGCATTGAGCATCCCGCAACCTATAAAATTTTAGCTTATTCACTCAAAGAAGGTATTAGTGCCGCTGTAGCTAAAATCGATAAAGTTTATGACTTTGAATCACCTTTACATGGCTTTTTTAACCTTTACAATATACTTGCAGCGATTAGTGCGGTTGATATGTTAGGTGTTGCACCAATGGAGGCTATTTGTGAAGCGGTAGAGCATTTTGGTGGCGTGGAAGGTCGTATGGAGGTAGTGAGCAATGATCCTCTAGTGATCGTTGATTTTGCGCACACTCCTGATGGTATGGAAAAAGTGCTTGATAGTATGAAAGAGCGCGATCTTGTGGTTGTTTTTGGTGCTGGAGGAGACAGAGATCGAACGAAGCGCCCCAAAATGGGAGCGATGGCTGAGCGCTATGCTAAAAAGATTGTGGTGACCAGCGATAACCCACGTTCGGAAGATCCACAAAGTATTATCACTGAAATTTTAACAGGAATGCATCCTCGTGAGCATTTACATGTAGAAGTAGATCGCCACAAAGCGATTGAAAAAGCACTGAAATTACAAGGTAAAAACGAAGTGCTTCTAATACTTGGTAAAGGGGATGAAACTTACCAAGAGATTCAAGGTCAAAAATATCCTTTTGATGATAGAGAAGTAGTTAGGGAGCTTATCGCTCAATGGGCTAAGCAAAAATAG
- a CDS encoding DUF7488 domain-containing protein: MKRLGLSLLLILQALFAADIPIPAPASKAEFVYPDFSQCFEKNKQSVVYFGKTRAIAISEKQAIAFSKEKPSVPFARYDAFSHLYLFDSPKPLIPVKLKPTAELKLGEWLVSMTDNSLVAVNASKIGKSGNELFEFGGIGEINSLVGGLCCEMYGLGIGDKFFISSEELERFIAGKSAFFPELGARIIDGNESVIVDFMDPNFKDAKLKAGDSITSLNGKKVSTIAEFADALKAGKDSAKMIAHIQRNNAWIDETIVTSKPASKKVDPKKSATP, translated from the coding sequence GTGAAACGTCTAGGACTTTCTCTTCTTTTAATACTCCAAGCTCTTTTCGCGGCGGATATTCCTATCCCTGCTCCTGCTAGCAAAGCAGAGTTCGTCTACCCTGATTTTTCACAGTGTTTTGAAAAAAATAAGCAATCGGTTGTTTATTTTGGTAAAACGCGTGCAATTGCCATTAGTGAAAAACAAGCAATTGCGTTTTCTAAAGAAAAGCCAAGTGTACCTTTTGCGAGATACGATGCATTCTCTCACCTCTATTTATTTGATTCTCCAAAACCACTGATTCCTGTCAAACTTAAACCCACCGCTGAGCTAAAGCTAGGCGAATGGCTTGTCAGCATGACCGATAACTCTTTGGTGGCGGTTAATGCTTCCAAAATAGGTAAAAGTGGTAATGAGTTGTTTGAATTTGGCGGTATCGGTGAAATCAATAGTCTTGTTGGTGGATTATGTTGTGAAATGTATGGACTTGGAATTGGAGATAAGTTTTTTATTAGTTCAGAAGAGTTAGAACGTTTTATAGCAGGTAAATCAGCCTTTTTCCCAGAATTGGGTGCTCGGATTATAGATGGCAATGAGAGTGTTATCGTTGATTTTATGGATCCTAATTTTAAAGATGCAAAGCTAAAAGCTGGCGATAGTATTACATCGCTTAATGGTAAAAAAGTAAGCACTATAGCCGAATTTGCTGACGCTCTCAAAGCAGGTAAAGATTCTGCCAAAATGATTGCTCACATTCAACGTAATAATGCATGGATAGACGAGACTATTGTAACATCAAAACCAGCCAGTAAAAAAGTCGATCCTAAAAAAAGTGCCACTCCCTGA
- a CDS encoding polyprenyl synthetase family protein, whose product MKFFLKEKLPVIESFHPHFSHAFGEMVDVGGKRFRPLLLLSVVHCSRPLLVENALHVALGLEMMHTYSLIHDDLPCMDNAALRRGHPTLHVSYDETTAVLVGDALNTHAFYLLANAPLSAEIKIKLVSILSSDAGIYGMVLGQAIDCFFEDKHLNVDELTFLHLHKTAKLIAASLLMGAVICELDKATQEALYQFGLKLGLLFQVQDDIIDATLTSEEAGKPTQNDGHKNSFVNLLGLKGAKEEKHKLLRELDVELGKLDAALSKRLKSIVDEYFKG is encoded by the coding sequence TTGAAGTTTTTTTTGAAAGAGAAGCTTCCCGTCATAGAAAGTTTTCATCCTCATTTTAGTCATGCTTTTGGCGAAATGGTTGATGTAGGAGGGAAGCGATTTCGCCCGCTTTTATTGCTCAGTGTTGTCCACTGTTCACGTCCGCTTTTGGTTGAAAATGCTTTACATGTAGCGCTTGGATTGGAGATGATGCATACCTATTCGCTCATCCATGATGATTTACCCTGCATGGATAATGCAGCGCTTAGACGAGGACATCCCACTTTACATGTAAGTTATGATGAGACGACTGCTGTGCTTGTTGGAGATGCTTTAAATACCCATGCTTTTTATCTGTTAGCGAATGCTCCTTTAAGTGCAGAGATTAAAATTAAACTGGTTTCCATTCTTTCAAGTGATGCAGGCATTTATGGTATGGTGCTTGGTCAAGCAATTGATTGTTTTTTTGAAGATAAGCATTTAAATGTGGACGAACTCACTTTTTTACATTTGCACAAAACAGCTAAATTGATCGCAGCTTCACTCTTGATGGGGGCTGTGATTTGTGAGTTGGATAAAGCGACACAAGAAGCACTTTATCAGTTTGGATTGAAACTTGGACTTTTATTTCAAGTCCAAGATGACATTATCGATGCAACACTGACCAGCGAAGAGGCGGGGAAACCCACTCAGAATGATGGGCATAAGAACTCTTTTGTGAACCTATTGGGATTAAAGGGCGCAAAAGAGGAGAAGCACAAACTGTTAAGAGAATTAGATGTTGAACTAGGTAAGCTTGATGCTGCTTTGTCAAAAAGGCTAAAGAGCATTGTAGATGAATATTTTAAAGGATAG
- a CDS encoding tetratricopeptide repeat protein, with amino-acid sequence MNAYIKKGIEKFYAKNFAEAMLQFALALSEDPKSKEARIGAILCDMAAQNEEQAMALFEYYILTKENGAEDCEDVMEEIINSVEEHSEKIAHLFTENDLEARINAENGIKYEDFMSLIKSRGSFKEAFEDIMFSTKVIISKKEDFVDFLSKLIDNGFIEMSLNYLESAITLFPNDEQLLSLIKKAQK; translated from the coding sequence ATGAACGCTTACATAAAAAAAGGTATTGAAAAATTTTACGCAAAGAACTTTGCTGAGGCAATGCTACAGTTTGCATTGGCTTTGAGTGAAGACCCAAAATCTAAAGAAGCTCGAATTGGAGCTATTTTATGTGATATGGCAGCTCAAAATGAAGAACAAGCAATGGCTCTTTTTGAGTACTATATTTTAACCAAAGAGAATGGTGCTGAAGATTGTGAAGATGTAATGGAAGAAATTATTAATTCCGTGGAAGAACATAGCGAAAAAATTGCCCATTTATTTACAGAGAATGATCTTGAAGCACGCATAAATGCAGAAAATGGTATCAAGTATGAAGACTTTATGAGTTTAATCAAATCTCGTGGTAGTTTTAAAGAGGCTTTTGAAGATATTATGTTCTCTACCAAAGTCATTATCTCAAAAAAAGAAGATTTTGTTGATTTTTTATCTAAATTGATTGATAATGGATTTATCGAAATGTCTCTTAATTACCTTGAGAGTGCTATCACTCTTTTCCCAAATGATGAGCAGCTATTATCGCTCATTAAAAAAGCACAAAAATAG
- the tkt gene encoding transketolase — translation MLKKQADTIRFLAADMVQRANSGHPGAPMGLADIVTILARHITHNPKNTKWLNRDRLVFSGGHASALVYSFLHLSGYDISLEDLKNFRQLGSKTPGHPEYGDVPGVEVTTGPLGQGISNAVGFAMAAKYAATLLNTPKTEVITHKVYCLCGDGDLQEGISYEACSLAGHLCLDNLVVIYDCNAITIEGDTSIAWSEDVKHRFEAQGWEVSRIDGHDYEEINDVLEQSKEQTKPYLIIADTTIAKGACEMEGSHHAHGAPLGCEEIKNSKIKAGFDPEKNFSVDDDVYARFNCALEKGDLAEAKWNALVKNELSSEKKALLEALLTPDFSKIEWPNFDSDVATRDSNGKILNAIAQAIPGFLGGSADLSPSNKSELKDMGDFPLGRNIHFGIREHAMGAIINAFALYGLFIPFGATFFIFSDYMKPTVRLAALMKLKNFYIWTHDSIGVGEDGPTHQPIEQLSQFRALPNFYVYRPCDGRENVKAWKKALSMQAPAAFVCSRQKLRALKDDRAYGDVENGGYLLKRRENAQVTLMASGSEVYLALEVACYLSMFGIPSNMVSVPCFDLLNEQDETYIQTIIEPQTKVIAIEAGAGMEWYRYADKVISMERFGASGPAELLFDKFGFTAHKATKSACEFLGLDYDALKAELERDNEKKHCI, via the coding sequence ATGTTAAAAAAACAAGCTGATACAATCCGATTTTTAGCGGCAGATATGGTACAACGTGCTAACAGTGGACATCCTGGTGCTCCTATGGGACTTGCCGATATCGTTACAATTTTAGCACGACATATTACGCATAATCCCAAAAATACAAAGTGGCTCAATCGTGATCGTTTAGTGTTTAGTGGTGGGCATGCTTCAGCATTGGTTTACTCTTTTTTACATTTAAGCGGATACGACATTAGTTTAGAGGATCTTAAAAATTTTAGGCAATTGGGCAGTAAAACGCCAGGCCATCCTGAATATGGTGATGTTCCAGGCGTTGAAGTGACGACAGGTCCATTAGGTCAAGGTATTTCAAATGCCGTTGGTTTTGCAATGGCGGCTAAGTATGCAGCTACCCTTTTAAATACGCCAAAAACAGAAGTGATTACTCATAAAGTATACTGTTTGTGTGGTGATGGCGATCTTCAAGAAGGTATCAGTTACGAAGCATGTTCCTTAGCAGGGCATTTGTGTTTAGATAATTTAGTGGTTATTTACGATTGCAATGCTATTACCATTGAAGGTGATACGTCAATTGCTTGGAGTGAAGATGTTAAACATCGTTTTGAAGCTCAAGGTTGGGAAGTTTCACGGATTGATGGTCACGACTATGAAGAAATTAATGATGTTTTAGAGCAATCCAAAGAGCAAACTAAACCGTATTTAATTATTGCTGATACAACGATTGCAAAAGGCGCTTGCGAGATGGAAGGAAGCCATCATGCTCATGGAGCACCTTTGGGGTGTGAAGAGATTAAAAATTCTAAAATCAAAGCAGGATTTGATCCAGAGAAAAACTTTAGTGTAGATGATGATGTTTATGCACGTTTTAACTGTGCACTTGAAAAAGGCGATCTTGCCGAAGCGAAGTGGAATGCGCTGGTTAAAAATGAGTTAAGTAGTGAGAAAAAGGCCCTTTTAGAAGCATTGCTTACGCCTGATTTTTCAAAAATTGAATGGCCAAATTTTGATAGCGATGTGGCAACGCGTGATAGCAACGGTAAAATTTTGAATGCTATTGCACAGGCAATTCCTGGTTTTCTAGGGGGAAGTGCAGATCTCAGTCCTTCCAATAAAAGCGAATTGAAAGATATGGGCGATTTTCCACTAGGCCGCAACATTCACTTTGGTATTCGTGAACATGCAATGGGTGCAATTATCAACGCGTTTGCTTTGTATGGCCTGTTTATTCCTTTTGGTGCAACGTTTTTTATCTTTAGTGACTACATGAAACCAACGGTACGTTTAGCAGCACTCATGAAACTGAAAAATTTTTACATCTGGACACACGATAGCATTGGTGTAGGCGAAGATGGTCCAACGCATCAACCGATTGAACAACTCAGCCAATTTAGAGCACTTCCAAACTTCTATGTGTATCGCCCATGCGATGGCAGAGAAAATGTTAAAGCGTGGAAGAAGGCTCTCAGTATGCAAGCCCCTGCGGCCTTTGTTTGTTCTCGTCAAAAACTTCGAGCGCTCAAAGACGATCGAGCATACGGCGATGTTGAAAATGGCGGTTACCTTCTAAAAAGACGCGAAAATGCACAAGTCACGCTCATGGCAAGTGGCAGTGAAGTTTATCTGGCATTGGAAGTAGCGTGTTACCTTTCCATGTTTGGAATCCCAAGCAACATGGTCAGCGTTCCGTGTTTTGATCTTTTAAACGAGCAAGATGAAACCTATATTCAAACGATTATTGAGCCACAAACCAAAGTCATTGCCATCGAAGCAGGTGCAGGGATGGAATGGTATCGTTATGCCGATAAAGTAATTTCGATGGAGCGTTTTGGTGCAAGTGGTCCAGCAGAGCTTTTATTTGACAAATTTGGCTTTACTGCCCATAAAGCTACCAAGAGTGCCTGTGAGTTTTTAGGTCTTGATTACGATGCACTAAAGGCAGAGTTAGAACGAGATAATGAAAAAAAACATTGTATTTGA
- the panD gene encoding aspartate 1-decarboxylase, with protein sequence MTLEMLYSKIHRATVTDANLNYVGSITIDKELIMASNLSVGQKVEVVNINNGERFTTYVIEGKAGGKDICLNGAAARKAHIGDKIIIIAYAHMTRAEMEVFKPTVVLVDETNALVEVRDYI encoded by the coding sequence ATGACGCTTGAGATGTTATATAGCAAAATTCACAGAGCTACTGTTACAGATGCCAATTTAAACTATGTTGGTTCTATTACAATCGATAAAGAGTTAATAATGGCTTCTAATCTTAGCGTGGGACAAAAAGTAGAAGTGGTGAATATTAACAATGGTGAGCGTTTTACAACTTATGTCATTGAAGGTAAGGCAGGTGGGAAAGATATTTGTCTTAATGGCGCAGCTGCACGAAAAGCACATATTGGTGATAAGATTATTATCATAGCTTATGCGCATATGACGAGAGCTGAAATGGAAGTTTTCAAACCTACGGTTGTTTTAGTTGATGAAACCAACGCGTTGGTAGAAGTACGAGATTACATCTAA